The following nucleotide sequence is from Helicobacter ganmani.
CTTGTGCGCCATATAGCGAACACATTTCTATATACTCTTGCATTGAGACTTTATGGATAAATTCACCTCTTTCATAACAATACTTGCAATAATCAACACTCGCGCTTCCGTCCTTTTCTAAGCCCATTTGTTCTTTGGAAGTAAGGGGCATACCGCAGCTTTGGCAGATTGTATTTTGCATTAAGAATCCTTCTTTTTACTTTAGAATCTATTCTTTATACCATTTTGGCGGATTGTTTTGCAATGGAGAACTTCCAAATATATCACGCATATCCAAAACGTTCTTGACGTTCCAACTATCCAAAGACTGATTGAATGATTTTGCCCCATAAAACATCTCTTTCATATATTTCACGCTGCTTGTATTCCACTTATCCAAAGGTTGATTGAAAGATTCTGCTACAGCAAACATACTATGCATATCTTTTACTTTGGATACGTCCCAAGCATTTATATTTTGATTAAATCTCTTTGCCTTAGCGAACATATATTCCATAATATTTTACCTTACAAGTATCCCATGATTCTATCCCGCTGAAATCTTGCCTTGTGCTTCCTTCAAAAAGTTTTGCCATATCAGTAATGGCAGAAGTATCAATTTCTCCTAGATTAATACTTTCATCTTGGACAAAAGCCTTTAATTCCTCTCTAGTCTTTGGAAAATATTTGTGTTGAGAATCTGCGTAACTACTAGATAAATTAAAGACCATTATTGCCAATAATGCAAAGCCTACTTTTTTCTTTGTCCCCATTTTATACATTTTATTCTCCTTACTTCACACAAGATTACCTGCCACAAGTTCGGCTTGAGCTATGATTCTATCTGTTGCGAGTTTTTGCATATCCGGTGGATAGCCATATTTTTGCAGCACTCTTTTGACTGCTACACGCAGCTTTGCTCGCACACTTTCTTTATGCTGCCAATCTAAGCTAACATTTTGCTTGAGAGTTTGAAAAATCGCTATGGCAAGTTCTTTTAGCTCATTTTTACTCATCACTTCTTTTGCACTTTCATTTTTGGCAATCGCTTCATAAAAGGCATACTCATAGTCTTTTAATCCCATTTCCTGCCTCTGCATATCACTCGCAACGAGTTCTTTGCTTAGGGCAATCAGCTCCTCTATGGCTTCTGCTACACTAAGGAGGTTGTTTTGATATTTTTGCATTGTCTTTTGCAGTCGCTCTATCAAGCTTTTTGCAGAAAGTGCAGAGCTAAGACGCGCACTTAGTTCATCATTTAAAAGCTTTTGCAAAGTCTGCAAGGCAAGGTTTTTGTGTTTATGGGAGGC
It contains:
- a CDS encoding zinc ribbon domain-containing protein codes for the protein MQNTICQSCGMPLTSKEQMGLEKDGSASVDYCKYCYERGEFIHKVSMQEYIEMCSLYGAQ
- a CDS encoding BspA family leucine-rich repeat surface protein, with the protein product MEYMFAKAKRFNQNINAWDVSKVKDMHSMFAVAESFNQPLDKWNTSSVKYMKEMFYGAKSFNQSLDSWNVKNVLDMRDIFGSSPLQNNPPKWYKE
- a CDS encoding BspA family leucine-rich repeat surface protein, coding for MYKMGTKKKVGFALLAIMVFNLSSSYADSQHKYFPKTREELKAFVQDESINLGEIDTSAITDMAKLFEGSTRQDFSGIESWDTCKVKYYGIYVR